One Pseudorhodoplanes sinuspersici DNA segment encodes these proteins:
- a CDS encoding ABC transporter ATP-binding protein, with protein sequence MLHIISGLSQPTAGSIRLSGSVITRPRDEMMFVFQQYTKSIFPWKTVLENVLLGVKYQSGASRAEKEELCLKQLDLVGLGRYPHYYPYELSGGMQQRVAIARALVRRPKILLMDEPFSALDAMRRVEPQDLLLKLWSDLGLTIIFVTHDLDEALYVAQRVIMLGASAKVAVNVEVPLRYPRQQIETRSEPLYLQLRERLYNNMIEQVMASRADAP encoded by the coding sequence TTGCTACACATCATTTCCGGTCTGTCGCAACCAACAGCAGGATCGATCAGACTATCCGGTTCTGTGATTACCCGGCCGCGCGACGAGATGATGTTCGTCTTCCAGCAATACACGAAATCGATCTTTCCCTGGAAGACCGTGCTCGAGAATGTGCTGCTCGGTGTGAAGTACCAATCCGGCGCATCGCGCGCCGAGAAGGAAGAGCTCTGCCTTAAGCAGCTCGATCTGGTAGGGCTTGGGCGCTATCCTCATTACTACCCCTACGAACTGTCCGGTGGCATGCAGCAGCGTGTTGCCATTGCCCGCGCATTGGTTCGCCGACCGAAGATCCTGCTGATGGACGAGCCATTCAGCGCGCTCGACGCCATGAGGCGCGTCGAGCCGCAGGATCTTCTGCTCAAACTGTGGAGCGATCTCGGTCTGACCATCATATTCGTCACGCATGACCTCGATGAGGCGCTTTACGTCGCACAGCGTGTCATTATGCTTGGGGCGTCGGCGAAGGTCGCTGTGAATGTGGAAGTGCCCCTGCGCTATCCACGGCAGCAGATCGAAACGCGCAGCGAGCCACTCTACCTTCAACTGCGCGAGCGTCTCTATAACAATATGATCGAGCAGGTCATGGCCAGCCGGGCTGACGCACCATGA
- a CDS encoding Ldh family oxidoreductase — MQAWDKNPGIVQNLGHVFILIDTSMLGALSWLHARMEEFLSILHDTPAADPENPVVTPDEREMKAYARSSRDGVAVSKVDFENIGCIGLTILAKVNMGGACVVTNLKAWPFPLSSRTMRAMVGQTGFTEQCLHLCGHGASARLAMTCSIILL; from the coding sequence GTGCAGGCGTGGGACAAGAATCCAGGGATCGTCCAGAATTTGGGTCACGTCTTTATCTTAATTGATACCAGCATGCTTGGCGCATTATCGTGGTTGCATGCACGGATGGAGGAATTTCTATCCATCCTGCACGATACGCCTGCCGCAGATCCGGAGAATCCCGTTGTCACGCCTGACGAACGCGAAATGAAGGCCTATGCGCGAAGCAGCCGGGATGGGGTTGCTGTTTCGAAAGTCGATTTTGAAAATATTGGTTGCATCGGCCTGACCATCCTCGCAAAGGTCAATATGGGCGGCGCTTGCGTTGTCACGAACTTGAAGGCCTGGCCTTTTCCACTTTCATCCAGAACGATGCGGGCGATGGTGGGTCAAACGGGATTCACAGAGCAATGTCTGCACCTTTGTGGTCATGGTGCGTCAGCCCGGCTGGCCATGACCTGCTCGATCATATTGTTATAG
- a CDS encoding amidohydrolase family protein, with the protein MPIDTHAHYIPPQLLGAIERKGSEIGVRLVASGGATPAVHFDYGFKARPFFPLLVEPVARRVAWLDQQRIDRQIVGTWPDIFGYGLGKDTCIAWHRMLNDTLAEWCADNSKRFSWIGSVPLIDADAAAQELERAAGLGACGVIISSNIENVNIGECSLDPFWRKAEALKMPVLIHPVLVGAAPRASKFGLAQIAQYTFDTTLGVGSLIMTGVLDRFPGLILVLSHGGGAYPYLVGRFDIMHRRMDRAAQSDVAAQMPSAYAPRMIYDSIVHSPKPLRFLIDQVGIDNIVLGTDYSFPPADMEPLALLHAAGLSAADSEAIADGNPRRVFSRIA; encoded by the coding sequence GTGCCGATCGATACTCATGCTCATTACATTCCGCCGCAACTCCTTGGCGCGATCGAACGCAAAGGCAGCGAAATTGGCGTCAGGCTGGTCGCGAGCGGCGGCGCGACGCCGGCGGTTCATTTCGACTATGGCTTTAAGGCCAGGCCGTTCTTTCCACTTCTCGTTGAGCCTGTGGCCAGGCGTGTTGCGTGGCTCGATCAGCAGCGCATCGATCGGCAGATCGTCGGAACATGGCCCGATATCTTTGGTTATGGTCTCGGCAAGGATACGTGCATTGCCTGGCACCGCATGCTGAATGACACGCTGGCAGAATGGTGCGCAGACAACAGCAAGCGCTTCTCCTGGATCGGATCGGTGCCTCTGATCGACGCGGATGCCGCGGCGCAGGAGCTGGAGCGCGCAGCCGGCCTCGGCGCCTGCGGCGTCATCATTTCCTCCAACATCGAGAACGTCAATATCGGCGAGTGTTCGCTCGACCCCTTCTGGCGCAAGGCTGAGGCGCTGAAAATGCCGGTGTTGATCCATCCGGTTCTAGTCGGTGCCGCGCCGCGGGCATCGAAATTCGGCCTCGCGCAGATCGCACAATACACGTTCGATACGACCCTCGGTGTCGGCTCGCTGATCATGACCGGTGTGCTGGATCGCTTTCCCGGCTTGATCCTGGTGCTGTCGCATGGCGGCGGCGCTTATCCTTATCTCGTCGGCCGTTTTGATATCATGCACCGCCGCATGGATCGCGCCGCTCAGAGTGATGTTGCAGCGCAAATGCCGTCTGCCTACGCGCCTCGCATGATCTATGACAGCATCGTGCATTCGCCGAAGCCGCTGCGTTTCCTCATCGATCAGGTCGGGATCGACAACATTGTGCTGGGTACAGACTATTCTTTTCCACCGGCGGATATGGAGCCTCTGGCCTTGTTGCATGCGGCTGGTTTGTCGGCTGCGGATTCCGAAGCAATTGCCGATGGAAATCCCCGCCGTGTCTTCTCGCGCATCGCGTGA